Genomic segment of uncultured Desulfobacter sp.:
TGCTCCCTGATTTACATTCACCGGTTCAAGGTGAATTATCTTGAAGCCATTGAGTGGCGCTCCAGGACCCTGGCCCAGAGTGTCCGGATTTATGTCCGTTCCAGGTATTCGGATTTCGGGAAACTGACCGATTTAAATCTTCTCCTGGAATCAGCGTATCTGGAATGCCGTAAGCTTTATGACGCCAACTTGCATATGCATGTCTCGTTTGTCTGTATTCTGGATAGGTCCGGCACGATTATTATCCATAATGATAAAAAAATGTGGAAAAAACAGATGCCCCTGCCCGGGCTTGATTCCGTTGTTCAAAAAGGAACGGATGCCACCATCCTTTCCGGGGATGTGTATCACACCCTGATACCCGTCGAATCTGAGGATAACCGCCTGCTTGGCATTGTGGATGTGGGGTTTCCGAAATCCGTGGTGGATAAAAAAGTCATGAATGGGGTGCGTTATGCCGTGAATATGTTTTTTATCCTTTTTGTAGCCGCCTTTCTGATCTCCTGGTTTTTTGTCAGAAAAGTGGTGGTGCAGCCTGTGAACGCATTGATCCAGGCAACATCCGCTTTTGCCAACGGTGATCTGACCCGGGAAATCAGCGTTCCCAGGACCAAGGAATTTTTAGACCTTGCCCTGAGCCTGACACGCATGCGGGATGCCATTCGCCAGAACATGCTGGATATTGAAGAAAAAAATCAGCAGGTCAAGGCAATGGTGGCTTGTTCCCCCCTGGCTTTGTTCAGCGTTGATAAATCCCGGAAGGTGGCCATCTGGACTGAATCCGCCCGGAGCCTGTTTGGATGGGAGGCGGAACAAGTGACAAACAAGGTCCTTCCCACGGTGTTTGAAGAAGACGGGCCTGTCTTTGAATCTCTTTGCAAACGGGCCTTTGACGGTGAAAAGATCATGGGCTACGAACTTCGCCAAAAAACTAAAGACGGCGCAGTGTTTTTCAGTTCACTGTCCCTGGCTCCCATATATGATGCCGATAAGGCCATTGTGGGAATCATGGGAACCACCGAGGACATTACCCGGAGAATAGAAAGGGAAAAAGAACATGAAAAAGTCCAGGAACAGCTGCTCCAGGCCCAGAAGATGGAATCGGTGGGGCGGCTTGCCGGCGGGGTGGCCCATGACTATAACAATACGCTTGGCGTGATTCTTGGGTATTCCGAATTGATTTTAGGCCGACTTGATCCCGAAGATTCCATGGGCGGCGATGTCCAGGAAATCATCAAGGCGACCCTGCACTCAGCGGATATCACCCGGCAGCTCCTGGCATTCGCAAGAAAGCAGACCATCTCCCCCAAGGTAATCGACCTGAACCGGCAGGTTGGAAACATGCTCAAAATGCTCCAGCGGCTCATTGGGGAGAATTTTGAACTGGAATGGGTTCCAGATCCAACCTTGGGGTTTGTGAAAATGGACCCGGTGCAGGTGGATCAGATCCTGGCGAACCTGTGCATCAATGCCAGGGATGCCATGGGAAACAAGGGAAAAATCAGAATTGAGACCCGGTCCGCCCAACTGGATGAAGAGTATTGCATGGAGCATCCGGAATTTATGCCCGGAGAGTTTATCTGTCTTGAGGTCAGCGATACCGGTTCGGGCATTGACAAAAACAT
This window contains:
- a CDS encoding ATP-binding protein, with the protein product MNAENQKRLKISSIGQGLHLKVMLFSGLIILVTVCACSLIYIHRFKVNYLEAIEWRSRTLAQSVRIYVRSRYSDFGKLTDLNLLLESAYLECRKLYDANLHMHVSFVCILDRSGTIIIHNDKKMWKKQMPLPGLDSVVQKGTDATILSGDVYHTLIPVESEDNRLLGIVDVGFPKSVVDKKVMNGVRYAVNMFFILFVAAFLISWFFVRKVVVQPVNALIQATSAFANGDLTREISVPRTKEFLDLALSLTRMRDAIRQNMLDIEEKNQQVKAMVACSPLALFSVDKSRKVAIWTESARSLFGWEAEQVTNKVLPTVFEEDGPVFESLCKRAFDGEKIMGYELRQKTKDGAVFFSSLSLAPIYDADKAIVGIMGTTEDITRRIEREKEHEKVQEQLLQAQKMESVGRLAGGVAHDYNNTLGVILGYSELILGRLDPEDSMGGDVQEIIKATLHSADITRQLLAFARKQTISPKVIDLNRQVGNMLKMLQRLIGENFELEWVPDPTLGFVKMDPVQVDQILANLCINARDAMGNKGKIRIETRSAQLDEEYCMEHPEFMPGEFICLEVSDTGSGIDKNILEKIFDPFFTTKKKGEGTGLGLSTVYGIVKQNQGFINVYSEPGKGTTFKIYFSRYKGRDVQYEASFSDHVTEGSGEIILLVEDAAELLEISRQVLESLGYQVISAQSPDEALDLVENKNTAFDLLISDVILPEMNGLELSRRIGKTVPDLKVLFMSGYTANVIAHQGILDEDVHFIQKPFSKRELAVKVGQVLER